GGCCCCGCTGTGCACCGATACTCACGACCCCGTGGTCACCCATCGGAAGGTACATCACCGCTGTCAGAACGTCGGAGTCGTAGTTATCGACCCGCTCGAACTCGTCAACGACTAGCGGGTCGCCGCGCTGGAACGCGTCGCCGGGGAACCCCTCGTCAGCGTCGTACACCGGTCGTTCCGGGACTTTGTCGCTGGCGGCGGCCGGCCGGAGTGTGTCCGTCTCCGCGTCGTACAGCCTGACGAGCGAGTGGTCGAACCCGAGGTCCGACTCGGTCGCCTGAATAACTGTTTCGGCGACCTCCTGAGCCGTCTGGGCTTGCATGAGCGACCGGCTCGTATCCAACAGCCCGGACAGGGCCTCGTCGCGCTGTTTCTGCTCAGTAATATCCCGAATGACGCCTGCAGTCCCGTCGAATCGGCCGTCATCGTCGTACAGCAGCGTCATGTGGTCCTGTGCGGGGAACGAGTTCCCCGACGCCTGCTGAATCTCCAGCTCGAACGTTTCCTCGTCGTCTCGGTCCTCGAATATCATCTCCTGAACGATGGATTCGGCGCGCTCGACGACGCCGTCGTTCTTGATGAAGCCGGTGTAGGAGCCAAGCAGTTCCGACTCGGAGTAGCCTGTAAGGTCAGTCATCGCCTGATTGACGAACTCGAAATACCCCTCCGAGTCAAGCGCGTACACGCCATCGTCGACCGCTTCGATGATGTTCTCGTAGCGTTGGAGTTCGTCCTCGCGGTGGCGGCGTTCGAGTTCGTGGTTCACCCACTCCACGAGGACTTTCATGAACGCCTCCTCGCTCTCGGAGAACGACTCCGACCGCGGCCGCTCATCGCCGAAACAGAGCGTTCCGTACGGCTCGCCACCGACCGTGATAAGGCCACCGGCGTAGCACGCGACGCCGCTTTTCCGGTACACGTCAGCCGCGTGTCCATCCTCGGTGGTGGCATCGGTAATTGCGTAGAGGTCACCGGATTCGAGCACTTGCTGGCAGTACGTGTCTTCAAGCGGCGTCTGTGTCCCGGATTCGAGAGGGGTGTTCCCGGTGACCATCTGGATTTCGTGGACCCCGTCGTCGATACGGCTCAGATAGCCAAACGCCATGTCGAGTCGGTCCAGCCCGATTTCGATGACTCGGCCGACGGTTTCAGTTTCACTAAGTTCGTTACCGGTGGCGAGCTGTGTCAGGGCCTGCAGCGAGTCGTTGTTGGCATGCAGCGTCTGTTCGCGCTCCTTTCGCTCCGTGACGTCGGTGACAATGGCGACGAGGCGCGGGGCCTGTGCATCACGGTCCTCGACGACGCCGCTCGTCCGGAGCCATCGCGTCTCCCCGTCGACGACGGCCCGAAACTCGGCTTCGAGCCCCTCGTTGCTCTCTGCCACTCGCTCGAAGCGACCTTCGAGCGACGGGCGGTCGTCGGGATGGACGTACTCGTGGAACGCCGAGACGGTGCCCGCAAAGGCGTCCGGCGTTGTCCCGAAGAGGTCCGCAGTCGCTTCGTCCCAGCTCATCTCGTCGGTCGCTAAGTTCCACTCGTAGACGCCGGTGTTCGTTCCGTCGAGCGCGAGGTCGAGCCGACGGTTCGTCTCTTCGAGCGCTCGCTCCCGTTCCTTCCGATCGGAGATGTCCCTGAGAACGCCGGTACAGAACCACTGCCCGTCACGCTCGAAATCGCCGAACGAAACCGCGACGGTTAGCTGGTCTCCGGTAGCAGTCACGAGCGGCAGTTCGAGGTAGTCCCAGTCGACGTTCCGGTCGCCGGTCCGGCGGTACCGGTCCACTCCCTCGAAGTGAGAGTCTCGCAGATGTTCGGGAATCACTTTCGCGAAATCGTCACCGACCAGCTCCGCGCGGTCATAGCCCGTCAGCTCAGCGACCTCGTCGTTGGCGTACACGACTTCGCTGTCGGCGTCAATTGTGACGACGGCATCCGAAATACTCCCGGCAATAGCGTCGAACGAATCCGAGACCTCCGGCGGTAGCATCGTCTCTGAGGTCACTGGATCGGCGTCGTCTTCCTCTGTTGGGCCGGGGTCGGCGGCGGAGTTCGGGTCCACGCGCCGCTGGGTCACGATGTCGTACACCCGGTCGGTCAGCGCTCCTTCGCTACGAGGGACGTACTCTGTCACGTTGAGCCGTGTCGCATGGGCGGCGACCACGCCGTCGGGTTCCGTCGTACAGAGAACGACCGGGAGCGTGTCGTATTGCTCGCGTATCGACGCCAGCACGTCCAGACCGGTCTCCGCTCCCGGAAGATCATGTTCACAGATGACGGCGTCGTAGGCGCGGTCGGCCAGTTCCGACAGGGCGCCTGCCGCGGTGGTAACTGTCGTGACCGAACCTAATGCGTCAGATATGGCTGTGTCCGCGTCATCATCGGCAGGACCAACGTACAACAGATGCGGCGTGTCGGACATAGCGGTGCGTTATAACTCCTATACCGTGGGGTGGCATATACGCTCTGGCGGAAGTATCAAATGTCGAAACGTCGGGTTACGTGTCGTCGAGCGCCTGCCAAGAGAGCTGTGGGTCCCGGGCCGCAGTGACTTGGTCGATGCGTTTCGCTGCCGGCCGCGACGGCGCGTCGGCCAGCTCGGCGTCCGAGTCACCGGCCACGGCGTTGAACGCGGCCGCGAGCTGGTCGAGCGAGCGTTTGGTTTCGCTCTCCGTGGGCTCGGTCATCAGCGCCTCGTCGACGATTTCGGGCCACTTCGTCGTCGGCGGGTGGACGCCGTAGTCGAGCATCCGCTTGGCCGCGTCGGCGGCGTCCTGCTCGCCCGCGCTGGCGACGAACTCGTGGTGGAACGGGCCGAACGGCACGTCGTACTCGATTTGCTCAGCGAGGTAGTTCGCGTTCAGCACGGCCTTCGCGCTGGCGTCCCGCAGGCCCTCGTCGCCGAGTCTGGCGATATAGGCGAAGGTTTTGAGCAGTACCGGCCAGTTGCCATAGAAGCCATGGACCTTCCCAATCGAGTTGTCCGGCTCGTAGTGTTCGTAGTTACCGCCCCGTTCTCTGACGTGTGGGTTCGGGAGGAACTGGGCCAGTTCCTCGCGGACGCCGACCGGGCCGGCCCCGGGGCCGCCGCCCCCATGGGGCGTCGCAAACGTCTTGTGGACGTTGTAGTGCATCACGTCAAAGCCCATATCGCCGGGGCGAGCGCGCCCCAACAGTGCGTTGAGGTTCGCGCCGTCGTAGTACAGGAGACCGCCGGCGTCGTGGACGATATCAGCGACGTGCTCGATATCGCGCTCGAACAGTCCCAGCGTGTTGGGGTTCGTAAGCATGAGCGCGGCAGTGTCGTCGCCGACAGCCGCCTCCAGCGCCTCGATGTCGACGCGACCGTCGTCGCCACTGGGTAGTTCCACGACCTCGTAGCCGGCCATCGCCGCCGTCGCGAAGTTCGTGCCGTGGGCGGAATCCGGGATGACGACTTCGGAGCGGTCGTCGTCGTTGTGTTCGTGGTAGGCCTTCGCTATCTGGATGCCGGTGAACTCGCCGGCCGCACCGGCGGGTGGCTGCAGCGTCACCGCGTCCATCCCACCGATACGGCCGAGGTAGTCCTGCAGGCGGTGACACAGCGCCAGCGTCCCCTGAACGGTCGAATCGGGCCGAGCCGGGTGGATGGCGGCGTCGGCCCGTGCGGCCACGTCCTCGGTGAAGGAG
The Haloarcula sp. CBA1129 genome window above contains:
- a CDS encoding PAS domain S-box protein, with protein sequence MSDTPHLLYVGPADDDADTAISDALGSVTTVTTAAGALSELADRAYDAVICEHDLPGAETGLDVLASIREQYDTLPVVLCTTEPDGVVAAHATRLNVTEYVPRSEGALTDRVYDIVTQRRVDPNSAADPGPTEEDDADPVTSETMLPPEVSDSFDAIAGSISDAVVTIDADSEVVYANDEVAELTGYDRAELVGDDFAKVIPEHLRDSHFEGVDRYRRTGDRNVDWDYLELPLVTATGDQLTVAVSFGDFERDGQWFCTGVLRDISDRKERERALEETNRRLDLALDGTNTGVYEWNLATDEMSWDEATADLFGTTPDAFAGTVSAFHEYVHPDDRPSLEGRFERVAESNEGLEAEFRAVVDGETRWLRTSGVVEDRDAQAPRLVAIVTDVTERKEREQTLHANNDSLQALTQLATGNELSETETVGRVIEIGLDRLDMAFGYLSRIDDGVHEIQMVTGNTPLESGTQTPLEDTYCQQVLESGDLYAITDATTEDGHAADVYRKSGVACYAGGLITVGGEPYGTLCFGDERPRSESFSESEEAFMKVLVEWVNHELERRHREDELQRYENIIEAVDDGVYALDSEGYFEFVNQAMTDLTGYSESELLGSYTGFIKNDGVVERAESIVQEMIFEDRDDEETFELEIQQASGNSFPAQDHMTLLYDDDGRFDGTAGVIRDITEQKQRDEALSGLLDTSRSLMQAQTAQEVAETVIQATESDLGFDHSLVRLYDAETDTLRPAAASDKVPERPVYDADEGFPGDAFQRGDPLVVDEFERVDNYDSDVLTAVMYLPMGDHGVVSIGAQRGHEFTESDVSVGKILASNAAAAFDRVERERSLLLYESVVENVRDMMYVLDDEGRFQLVTEPLAEWLGYERATLLGQHPRIVLDQNAIDEFACRIGDLCQQGGTGAVQLETALETASGEKRPAEIEVSLIDADQFRGTVGVVRDLTELKQARAELKDERDRFSYLFNTLPDAVIETETVADESVVRSVNPAFSDVFGYGQDTAVDSPLSDLLRLPDTTHDDLPRFDDRQANGDPFQTELRLMTETGFRDFLFRGVPYSRDGDSIRGFGIYTDITEQRERERRLKLLNRVLRHNLRNDLTVVLGMADALDERIDNEHHRSILHRLQRKAEEMASLSERARDMERSVRRDQFGTDPVNVPAAVRDIVSSYRDEHAGKIETDLPDTPVTAGDGRLHRVIGELLENSLEHGGDEPSVRIDVAADQRIVSITVADDGPGIPQHELDVVTGDEPITQLHHGTGLGLWLVVWVTETYGGTVDFGSGPDGGTVVTLELPRIDA
- the gcvPB gene encoding aminomethyl-transferring glycine dehydrogenase subunit GcvPB → MKYDQARWTDDSDDRYEPLLSEKANETVDIEDSPLPEDLTRDSLSLPDPAEPELARHYTRLSQMNYGVESGPFPLGSCTMKYNPSFTEDVAARADAAIHPARPDSTVQGTLALCHRLQDYLGRIGGMDAVTLQPPAGAAGEFTGIQIAKAYHEHNDDDRSEVVIPDSAHGTNFATAAMAGYEVVELPSGDDGRVDIEALEAAVGDDTAALMLTNPNTLGLFERDIEHVADIVHDAGGLLYYDGANLNALLGRARPGDMGFDVMHYNVHKTFATPHGGGGPGAGPVGVREELAQFLPNPHVRERGGNYEHYEPDNSIGKVHGFYGNWPVLLKTFAYIARLGDEGLRDASAKAVLNANYLAEQIEYDVPFGPFHHEFVASAGEQDAADAAKRMLDYGVHPPTTKWPEIVDEALMTEPTESETKRSLDQLAAAFNAVAGDSDAELADAPSRPAAKRIDQVTAARDPQLSWQALDDT